The region GCACCCGCGACCGGGGCTCTCGAGGCGTCAGTCACCGTGAACGTGACATCGGGCTGTCCGACGAAGACCGAGTCGGCACCCGAGATCGTCATCGTCGTCGGCTCGGCCGTCCACAGGTGGAGAGCCGGATCGCCGAACACGTTCAGCTGGTAGTGACACCAGCGGTTGGCGCCGTAGTTGATCGCCCAGATGACGTCGACCTTCGAGTCGTCGTTGGCGTCGGCAATCGAGTAGATGCCCTCGGCGAACATCGCGTCGAAGAACTCGCGGTCGAAGTACTGCGACGAGCCGTCGGTGCCGCCCGGGTCGCCCCAGCCGTACCGGCTGTTCATGATCGTCGCGACGGCGCCGTCGTCGTCCGTGGCGAAGAGCTCGGCGAAGCAGTCGTCGGTGTAGCTCCCAGGGCTCGTCGTACGGTCGTCGAACGAGCCGCAGTAACAGCCCTGGCTGTAGACGAAGTTGTACGAGTGGACCGTTCCGTCATTGTCGAACGACGGGATGTCCGAGTTTACGAGCTTCATCGAGTAGGTCGTGTTGCAGTGCCCGAGGTGGTTCACGATGTTCATGCCGCTCTCGAGCGTGTTGATGAGCTCGGTGTCCGACCACGTGTAGTCGCGGTCGTAGAGCGTGCCGACGTTCATCGTGCCGGGGAAGCCGACCGTCGTGTAGCCGTTGGCCGACGAACCGTCCTTGATCTGGTCCTTGTAGGTTCCGCCGTACGTGAGAGGGCTCGACCAGAGCAGCTCACCGACCATGATCGCCTCGTCGCACTCCGCGACGACCGGCTGCTCCGTGTAGCGCATGGCCTTCGTTACCGACTGCGTGACGTCGTCCGCGTTCGAGACGCAGAAGCGCCCGATGCCAAGGTCCGGGTAGTAGTCCGGATCGTCGGACCCCGCCTCGCCGTAGTACGAGTCGCCGTCCGCGTTCCAGTTTCCGTCGAGCGACGAGTAGTAGCAGTCGCCCGGGATATCGGTATCCACGTCGCCGTAGCCGCTCGCGTACAGTCCGCGGTGCGGGATGCCGTTCGCGTCTCGGGCGTCACCGACGAGCAGCACGTACTCGACCGGCCAGGTGTTGTAAGCGTCGACGATGAACTCTCGGATCTTCTCCTGGTCGTCGGCACCGGAGTAGTTGGAGCTGATCCAGGAGCGCAGGAAGACGCCGGCCTTGAGTCCCCGCTCCGTCTGGTAGTCGACGAAGTCCGTGAGATAGCCGTCCCACGAGTCCGTCGTGACGATGATGTAGCGATAGTCGAGAGCCGGGTCGAGCGAGCGGCTCGCGGGAGGTGCGGGATCGATTGCGGCGTACTGCGACGCCTCGTAGGCATTGTCGACCATGCGGGCCAGCGCCGACAGCGTGCGGTCATCGTGCCTGATCATGCGCTCGACGTCGGCGATCCCGGCGCGGGTGGTCTCGGTCCGCACGGTGACCTCGAAGCTCGTGTAGTAGGCGACAGCGCCGGTGGCTGGGTCGAACTCGACCGGATGCAGCGGAACGTTGGCGATCGAGTAGCCCCGGTACGAACCGACGACCGGCTCACCGTGGAGAGCGTCCGGCAGCACGCCTCGGCCGGCGTAGTCGGCGGGCACCATCTCGACCGGCCCCTCGTGCGACAGCGGATACTGCCGCTGTCCGGGTCGGACCGTGTAGCCGTCGCCGAGGACGATGCGTTGGCCGGGGCTGATCGTGATCTCCGAGACCGTCTCACCCGGCGGCAGCAGCAGCCGTGCGCCCTTCATCGGAAGCACCGGCTGTCCGGGCTCGCCGTGGCTCCACGCGCCGCGCATCGTGACATTGTGGTATTCGCCGTCGTATTCGATCACGGGCTCGGCGAAGTCGTATCGATAGGTGACGACGCCTGCACCGGCGACGCCTGCGAAGCACACACCGAGGACCACGAGGGCCACCGATGCCATGCGGGCGGTCACGCTCATGTCTCTTCCTCCCCGTGTATCGCCGGACGAAGCCGGTGACGGCTCGGCCCGAGCTGCCTCCGGGGACCCTGCGCGGTCCCCGTCATCACTATCATCCGTTCAAGAGGACCCTCGTCGTTGGATAAGCGAGTCCGTCACTGTTTACGGCGAGTGTCCGCTCCGCGACGTATTCGCCGTAACCTATGATAGATTATACCACTTAGCAAGGTCCCTCGCAACGCTGAACCGCCCATGCTAGACTCTGTCCGACGATTATGAGGAGCGGTTCAATGCGATTCGGCATTCATGTTCCCAGACAGCGGACGCTTCAGGCCACCGCGCGGTACGCCGTGGAGTGCGGCTGCGAGGCCATCCAGGTCTTCTCCGGCAACCCGATGGGCTGGCGAACGGGCCGCCTCGACAGCGAGGACAGGGATGCGTTCATCTCGACCCTGGACGGCGCCGGCGTTCGGCCGGTTGTCGTTCATTCACCCTACCTCATAAACGCTGCGGGCCCCTCGCGCAAGCTGCGGGCGCGTTCTCTTCGCGCCATCGTGGACGGGCTGGAGCGGACAGTGGCGCTCTCCGCCGGCTTCTTCGTCATCCACGCCGGAAACCACATGGGCGACGGCTCGGCCCGTGGCACGGAGCGGGCCGTTCGGATGATCGGCAGAGCCCTCGAGAAGGGCCCGGCGAGCGCCGTTCTCGCCGTCGAGAACGGGGCCGGCAAGGGAACGGAGATCGGTACCACGGTCGATGAACTCGACGCCCTCGTTTCCCCCTTTCCCGCAGATCGCATCGGGTTCCTGCTGGACACGGCCCACCTGTGGGCCATGGGCCACGACCTGAGAAAGACCGACGCGTGGTCGAGGCTCCTCGAGGCCGTGGATCGCGGCCCCGGGCTCGAGAGGCTCCTCGCGATCCACGGGAACGACTCACATGCCGAGCTGGGCTCGCGGGTCGACCGTCACGCCCTCTGGACTGAGGGCCGCATGGGCAGGCGCGGCCTGCGGGAGCTCGTCCGCAGAAGCGAACTCGAGGAGACCGCGGTCATCTTCGAGATCCCGCTCGACACGGCAGAGGCCAACAGGCGGCGGAACCGGTCGATGCGCCGTCTTGAGCGGCGCGTGGGCAGCCGGTTTCGAAGCCCCGACGGACGGACTCGAGGCCCCTCCTGAAGCCCGCCTCTGCGGCCGGTACTTGCCACGAACCAGCGGGCCACGGTACAATGGACGAACCCCGTACGAAGACCGTCTCGTCGGCTCCGTGGGTGGTCGGGCGCGGCCAGAGCGTCAGGTCACCGGGCGAACGCGTACGCCCGGGAGCCGGGCTGTCGAGCGGCTCAGCAATCCGATCACGTCCGTCGAGCCCCGGCGGACGCTTTCCGATACACCGGAGGCCGAGATGCCTACATCACTGAAGCCGGGTGACGGGGCGCCGGAGTTCTCGGCGCCGACCGGGGACGGCGACACCGTCTCCCTGGCAGATTTCATCGGGAAGGGTGACGTCGTGCTCTACTTCTATCCGAGGGACAACACGCCGGGCTGTACGCGGGAGGCCCGGGCCTTCAGAGACGCCGCCGTGGAGATTCGGTCGAGGGGCGCGGAGATCGTCGGGGTCAGCACCAACAGCGAGGGGTCGCACAGGCGCTTCGCGGCCAACCAGGAGCTCAACTTCCCGCTGCTCGCCGACACGGACGGTTCGATTGCGGCCGCGTACGGTGTCCTGAAGCCCAACGGCAGGACGGCGGAACGTGCCACATTCCTCGTCGATCGCAAGGGCGTCGTCCGGCGCGTCTGGCCGAAGGTCACGGTCAAGGGACATGCGCAGGAGGTCACGCGGGCGATCGACGAGATGAGAGAGGACTGACACGACGTGGCGAAGCGCGGCAGGAAGAAGCCGAGACTGAAGGTCCGGCGCGCCCGACCGGAGGACCGCGGGGCGATCCTCGAGCTGTCGAAGCACATCTGGGGCGGCGACGACTATCTGCCGCTCGTCTGGGACCACTGGCTGGAGGACGAGGAGGGTGTGCTGCTCACCGTGCTCCACAAGGGTCGACCCGTCGGGATGTCAAAGGTGACGCTCCTCGCGCCCGGAGAGGTCTGGCTGGAGGGATTGAGACTTCACCCCGACCTGCAGGGGCAGGGTCTTTCCTCCCAGATCAACAGGGTCTCCTACCGCGAGGCGCAGAAGCTCAACCCGAAGACCATCCGGTACTCGACGGGCGCCGGCAACGAGGCCTCCCGCCGTCTGGCGGAGCACCGCGGGTTCTGGCAGGTCGGAAGGGCTCTCTGGCTGTGGGGCGCCGCGAAGCGCCAGCGACCCGCCGGCCGCGTCGCGGAGCTCTCCGACGTCGACCGCGTCTACCGGTTCGCCCTGGAGTCCCTGAGCCTCGCGTCGACCAGCGGCCTCTTCGCAACGGGATGGCGCTTCCGCTCCCTCACGCGGTCGCTCGTGAAGGAGCTTGTCGAGAAGGGCCGTGTGCTGATCATCACGCGCAGAGGCTCGCTGAAGGCCGCCGCCATGTGGGACGAGGCCCACGTGGACAAGGACATCTGCCTGGGGTTCGTCGACGGTTCGGAAGCACACATCCGCGCGCTCGCCGGTGACATCCTGGCGACAGCCGAGGCCGCCGGGCAGCCCGACGCGAGCGCGATGCTCCCCCACGGCCCGGCGGAGATCGTCCGCGACGCAGGGTTCGATCTGGAGCCCCCCGGTCGCTGCGTCGTCTACGAGGAGGGCGCCAGGGGCTTCCCTGACGAGGGAGAGGGCTTCGAGGAGCACATGCAGCGCGTCGTCCGCAGGTCCGGCAGCGACGTGGCCGACGCGATCGTGGAGAAACTCGTCGAGTCATCTCCCCGCGCGGTCCTGCCCGAGAACGTCCGGGACTTCGTTCACCGCACCATGGTCCCCGACTCGACCAGACGGCTCTACAACGCCATCGGACCGGTCGAGGACCTCCTGCGGTCATTCGAGCTCAGAAACGCCTTCCGGGCCGCGATCGATGCGCTCGTCGAACACATGGGGCTCTCGGAGGAGCATCTGACGACCGGGACCGCCAGCGTCTCGTTCGCGTACGGCGGCGAGCAGGTGGCTGCGTTTCGCGTCTACCGGGAGACCTTTCATCTCAGGCTGGGGCCGGGCGCAGGCCCCTGGTACGACCCATCGGACCCGCCGGCCCTGACGTCCATAGAGCCCGTCGCATCGACGAAGGACCGCCGGAGCGGGCGGTTCGCAGAGGTGAAGCTGGCCTACACAAAGGGCGACGACCGCGATGCGCTGGTGGCTCTCGTGGCCGACATGGCGGCTGCCTTCGAGGCGCACGTCCGCTCCTCCTGAACGTGAGGTCCCGGAACACGAACGGGCCGCCCCCGGGGGGGCGGCCCGTCGCTGCGTCTCGGTGCGGCGCTGAGCGCGCTGCTACTTCTTTCTGCGGCTCCGCGACCTCGTCGCCTTCTTTCTGGTCGTCTTCTTCGCCGTCTTCCGCTTCGGCGCCGACTTCTTCTTCGCAGCCTTCTTCGCCGTCTTCCGCTTCGGCGCCGACTTCTTCTTCGCAGCCTTCTTCGCCGTCTTCCGCTTCGGCGCCGACCTCGTCTTCGCAGCCTTCTTCGCCGTCTTCCGCTTCGGCGCCGACTTCTTCTTCGCAGCCTTCTTCGCCGTCTTCTTCTTCGTCGCCTTCCCGACCGTCTTCTTCGCGCCGGCAGCGGCCTCCCTCGCAGCCTTCTTCGCCGCCCGCTCGATCTCCCGCTCGACCTTCCGAGCGGCCTTCTCCGCCTTCTCGGCCGCGCTCATGAGGCGGTCGACCTTGAGATCGTAGAGCCGCTTGGCTTCCACGGCGATGTGCTCAGCGGAGACCTCGAACTCCTTCACGAGCTCCCACGGCTTCCCGGACTCACCGAAGCGGTCCTTGACGCCGACCATGCCCATGATGATGGGCTTGCCGTAGGCCTTCTCGGACTGCGCAACGACGGCGGCCACCTTGTTGCCGAAGCCGCCGACCTGGTGTTCCTCGGCGGAGACGACGACGCCCGTGTCGACGGCCGCACGCTCGATGCTCTTCTCGTCGAGGGGCTTGACCGTGTGGACGTTCAGCACGCGCGTCTCGATGTCGTACTCGTTCTTGAGGATCCACGCGGCACGCATCGCCTCGGGGACGGACGGCCCGCAGGCGACGATCGCGATATCCTCGCCCTCGTTCTTGTACTTCGTTGCCAGCGTGTGCTCGAACGCGTCCTTGAAGTTCTTCCTCTCTCCGCGGAACCGGATGACGTTGGCCCGACCCCACTTGTACGGGGTGTCCATGTCCGTGACGACAGGCGTCGCCTCGCGGGCGAACCGGACGTACTTCGGTCCCTTGACCTTGAAGAGCAGGTGCTCCGTGGCCCGCTTCGTCTCGACCGCGTCGCACGGGACCTCCACGTTCATGTTCGGGAGGCCGCACATCTGGAAGAGCTCCTCGAGCGCCTGGTGCGTGGCGCCGTCGGGGCCGACGGAGACGCCGCCGTGCGCTCCTGCGATCATCACGTTGAACTCGCCGTAGCAGACGGTCGTCCGGAGCTGGTCGAGATTCCGGCCCGACGCGAAGACACCGTAGGTCCCGAACACCGGCAGCTTGCCCTCTCTGGCCAGACCCGCCGCGACGGCCGTGCCCGACTGCTCGGAGATGCCCATGGAGAACCATCGATCCTCGCGCTCGGGGTGGTTCTCGTAGAACTGGCTGATCGTGATCGAACCCGAGATGTCGGCGCCGAGACAGACGACCCGCTCGTCGTCGCCGCGGTCGGCGAGCGCGCGGCCGAACCCCTTGCGCGTCGGGTCCATGTCGACCTGCATCCGCTTCGTCTCGTTCCAGAAGTAGTTCTGAGAAAAGGACGGCTGCTTGGCCTCGAGCTGCTTCTCGGCCTTCTTCTGGTGCCGCTCCGCCTTCGAGAGCATGCGCTTGACAGGGATCTTCTTCTCCAGCCCGAGCTGCTCCAGAGCGTTCCACATCTGGTCCATGCTCGGGGGCTTGCCGTGCCAGCCGGCGACGTCCTCCATGAAGTCGACGCCCTTGCCCTTGGTCGTGTTGGCGAGGATGAGGGTCGGCTTACCCTTGATGCCCTTCGCCTCCTCGAAGGCGTTCACGATCTCGGCCATGTTGTGGCCGTCGATCTCGAGCACCTCCCAGTGGAACGAGCGGTACTTGTCAACGAGCGGGTCGACCCTCATCACGTCGTCGACCCATCCGTCGATCTGGAGCCTGTTCTTGTCGATGATGCCGCAGAGGTTATCGAGGCCGTAGTGCCCGGCCTCCATCGCGGCCTCCCAGATCTGGCCCTCCTGCTGCTCTCCGTCACCCATCAGGCAGTAGACGCGATAGTCCTTGTCGTCGAGCCGCCCGGCGATGGCGCTGCCGACGGCGAGCGAGAGTCCCTGTCCGAGCGAGCCCGTGGAGGCCTCGACGCCCTTGAGCTTCAGCCAGTGCGGATGGCCCTGGTACGGAGCGTAGAGCTTCCTGAGTCTCACGACGTCCTCGACGTCGAAGAACCCCGCCATCCCGAGACCGATGTAGAGCGAGGGTGCCTTGTGGCCCGCCGACCAGTAGATGCGGTCGCGGTCACCCCACTCGGGCTTCTCCGGATCGTGATCGGCGACATGAAGGTAGAGCGCCGCCGTGATGTCCATGATCGACAGCGTGCCGCCCGAGTGTCCCGAGCCGGCCGCGGCCAGCGAAACGAGGTTGTAGCCGCGCATGAGATTCGCGGCCTCGGTCAGCTCCTCGACCGTGTACGCCCTGCGGATCTTCCCCGTCTTCGAGTTCCGAATCGCCATGCGTCCCTAGCCTCCTGTCGCGTCGTCGTGCCCCTGCCGCTGCAATGAATGCCTGTTCACATTGGTCGGGCCCCCGTTCCCGGGGGGCCCGGTGCGTACGGGAACGGCCCATCGTCCGGGCCGTTCGAACATCCGAGGGTACCATGCCCCCGAGGCCGGTGTAAACCCCGAGGCGGGTGGCGCCGGTGCCGAACGGGCACGGACGAACGGAACCGGCTGCTAGATCTCCCGCATGCCGGGAACAGCGTAGAGCGACAGGCCGCCGATGAACAGGGCGGCGCCGGCGGTCCAGAGAATGTAGGGAATCGGGACGTGATCGGCCACGAGTCCGAAGACGGCGAACGCGAGCGGCTGGAGCCCGCCGGAGAGCGTCATCATGAAGCCGAAGACCCTCCCCCGCTTGTCGTCCGGGACCACACCCTGGATGTACGACATGATCAGGATGTTGGCGACACCCAGCGTGACGCCGACCGTGCCGATGAGCGCGAGATACGACGTGAAGTCGATGAAGACGCCCATCAGGACCATCGCGACACCGGCCAGCGCGATGCCGAGGATGATCCACGGGTGCTTCCGTCTGCGTTCCTTGAGGACCGCCAGCACGGCGGAGGCCAGGAGGAATCCGACGGAGAAAGCCGCCGTCATGACGCCGAGAGACTCAGCTCCACGCCCCAGCACCTCCTTCGTGATGAGCGGGAGGAGTATGGCGAACGGCGCCGTGAAGAAGTTCAGGATGGCCGCGATACGAAGGAAGCCGAAGATCGTCGCGTTCTCCCGGACGAAACGGTAGCCGTCGACGACGTCGGAGAGGATCCGCCTGCGTCCCTGCTCCTTCCTGACCGTCTCAGGTACCTGGATGAAGAGCTCGGAGAGCGCGGAGGCGACATACGAGAAGCCGTTCAGAAGGAAGACGCCGCCCACGCCCCAGACGGCGACGAGCACGCCTCCTAGGGCCGGGCCGGCGATCCCGGTCCCCTGTGTGACCATCTGCGACAGGGAGTTCGCGCGGGTGATCTCACTGGGACGGACGAGATTGGGGATCGTCGCGTTGACCGCCGGGCCGAAGAGGACCGACGCCAGGGATACGCCGGCCGTGGCCACGAGGATCTGCCAGACCTCGAGCGTGCCCCGGATGGCCATGACCGCGATGCCGAGGATGATCGCCCCACGGACGAAGTCCATCGCGACGATGACGACCTTCCTGTTCCACCGATCGACGTATCCTCCGGCGAACGGGCCGAAGACCACCGAGGGAATCGTCGCGAAGATGAGCACGGTGCCCATGAGGGCCGCCGAGCCGGTCGTCTCGAGAACCCACCACATGAGGGCGATGGCGTGAATGCGGTCGCCGACCTGGGAAACGAGCTGGCCGATCCAGAGCAGGAGGAAGTTCCGGTTCCTCAGGACCGCCGGTCGTCGCTCGGCCGCCTCCAGCAGCTTCCCGGGATCCTGGATGTCCTCGAAACCCATCGCTCTCTCCTGCCGGTCCCCGTAGGAAGGCTCACTCGATCTCGCTGATCTCTATGCCCTCGCCGCGCAGGCGCTCCACGTCGGGACGCGCCAGGCGGACCCGGAGAGTCGCCGTCTCGTCGTTGAAGGACCGCGAGAGCACCTCGCCCGCCTCGTATATGCGTGCGATGCCGCGTCCGTCGGTCACGGGGACCGACGCCTCGACGACGACCTCCCGGCTCTCGACGAACGCCGTGACCGCGCTCAACACCTGGTCGAGTCCCGTCCCGTCGGTCGCGCTCGTGAAGATCGCGCCCGGATAGACGCGCTCGAGGCGCGTCAGAGCGTTCTCGTCGGTCACGCGGTCGATCTTGTTGAAGACGAGACGGGTCGGCTGCTCGTCGACGCCGAGTTCCTCGAGCACCCCGTTCGCCATCTCCAGGTACCGCTCCGCGTCAGGCCGCGACACGTCTACGACATGCAGCAGCATGTCCGCCTCGACGACCTCCTCGAGCGTCGCGTGGAAACTGACGACCAGGTGGTGCGGCAGCTTCTTGATGAGTCCGACCGTGTCGGTGAGAAGCGCGGCGTGCCCGCCGGGCAGCTCGAGACGTCGCGTCGTCGGGTCGAGCGTCGCGAACAGCAGGTCCTCGGTGAAGACCTCTGCGCCGGTCAGCGCGTTCATCAGCGTCGACTTGCCGGCGTTCGTGTAGCCGACGAGCGCAACGCGGGTCTCCCTCCGCCGCTGCTTCCTCTGTTCGATCCGGTCCTTCTCGACACGGGCGAGGACCTTCTTGAGCATCTGGATCCGTGTTCGGACCAGTCGCCGGTCGGACTCGAGCTGCGTCTCGCCCGGGCCCCTCGTGCCGATGCCGCCCCCCAGCCGCTCCAGATGGTCCCACAGCCGCCTGAGCCTCGGAAGCTCGTACTCGAGCTGCGCGAGTTCGACCTGGGCCCTCGCCACCCTGGACCGCGCGCGCCTGGCGAAGATGTCCAGAATGAGCTCCGTGCGGTCGATGACCTTCAGGTCGGTGGCCTTCTCGATCTCCCGCGCCTGCGCCGGTCTCAGATCATCATCGAAAATGAGAAGGTTGGCTCCGTGGAACTCCGCCGCCTGGACGACGCGCTCGACCATGCCGCTGCCGATGTACGTCTTTCCGTCGATGCGCGTCCGGTTCTGGACGAACCTGTCGACGACGGATGCGCCCGCCGTCCGGGCGAGCTGAGCCAGCTCGTCGAGCGAGTCCTCCTCGGCCTCGACCGTCGTCTCGGGCAGGCTCACCCCGATGAGGATGGCCCGTTCCTGCTTGGGTACATAGCGTCGCCTGATGGTGTCCTCCCGCGCTGCCGGACGCTAGAGCGCTCCGGTGTCAATCTCTATCCGAACATCGCCGATGTCCGGCGACTCGAACGTACCGCCCTCGCGGAACGAGAAGGTCCTCCTGAGGGCGCCCTTCCGGATGCGGACCTCTCCTTCGAAGTCCCACTGGTGCTCCCGGCCGTCGAACAGGCCCTCGAGGGCGTCGCCGAAGCTCTCCCAGCGGACGGCGAACGGAACCTCCACGTCGACGGTCGCGCCGGCGCCGACGGCGACGTCTTCCATCCGGCGGCCCCGAGCGACCTCGCGCCGGTCGACGTCCACCGTGTACTCGACGTAGTCGATCTCCGCACCGAACGAGTTCGGGTTCGATACCTCGACAAGCAGGACGAACTCGAGGCCGTCGCTCGAGATGCCCTCGAAGTCGATGTCGCGGATGGTCATCTTCGGTTCCTCGACACTCGAGCACGACGACAGCGCCAGCATCGACGCGACCAGAAGAGTGCCGGTCAGAACTCCGGTCCAGCTGCCATGTCTCACGTCGGTCTCCCTAGGGTGTCGGGTCGCTCCGCGCGTCCAGCGCGCGGCTCAGACCCTCGATGATCTCATCGCACGCGGCGCGAACCTCGTCCGACATCGGCGCGCCCAGCCGGGTCTGCCCGGCCTGCACCGCCAGAAGCATCGTCGCGACACCGAGCTCGTCCGAGAGGGCCCGCATCAGCATCCCGAGCGGCGCGCCGTGCGTCGCGATCCCGGCGCTCTCTACGTCGTCCGGGTTCAGGAACCGGATCTCGCCGGGCGCGCCGCCGAAATCGGCCGCGTCGACCAGGAGCACCGTCTCCGCGCCGGCACGGCGGAGCGGTCCCAGGTAGTTCTCGGGGGCCTGTCCCCCGTCGAACGCCCGGTCCGGGCACCGCTCGATGAGCGCGCGGGCCACGAGGGAGCCCGCGGCGTCGTCGCCGCGCAGGTCGTTGCCGACCCCCAGCACGACGAACGGTCTCCTCAACGCATCCAGAAGGGTGCGTGTGTCCATCCTCTCTCCTTCGGAACCCGGCCGCGATGTGCCCGGTCGGTCGATTGAAGCACAGTTCCCGTCCCGAGGCCAGTCCCGCCGGTGGCGGAGCCGTCGGCGACCTCAGCGACGAGGGCCCACGGACCAGAACCGGCTTGCACACCGGGACGCGGCATGGGTATTGTGACGCGTCGGGCGAGCGGTGAATGCGGTCTCGACTCTGAGCGTCAGTCTCGCTCGTTAGGGACATTGTCAGGAGGGCCCGAAGACAGAGGGAGAACGACGATGAACCGAGTGTGGATCCGCCTTGTGATCGCCGCGTCGCTCTGTGCGCTCATCGCCGGATGCGGCGGGACGAAGGTCGAGAACGTCGATCCGACCACGGAGGGGTATATCAGCGGCCGATGGAACGACTCCGACGCGCAGGCGGTCGCCGACGAGCTGATCCCGCAGGCGCTCGACGGCGTCTGGCGGGAGGAGTTCCACATGGCGCACGGCGACAAGCCCCGCGTCGTCATCGGACAGATCGTCAACGA is a window of Candidatus Effluviviaceae Genus V sp. DNA encoding:
- a CDS encoding redoxin domain-containing protein; translated protein: MPTSLKPGDGAPEFSAPTGDGDTVSLADFIGKGDVVLYFYPRDNTPGCTREARAFRDAAVEIRSRGAEIVGVSTNSEGSHRRFAANQELNFPLLADTDGSIAAAYGVLKPNGRTAERATFLVDRKGVVRRVWPKVTVKGHAQEVTRAIDEMRED
- the hflX gene encoding GTPase HflX, whose product is MRRRYVPKQERAILIGVSLPETTVEAEEDSLDELAQLARTAGASVVDRFVQNRTRIDGKTYIGSGMVERVVQAAEFHGANLLIFDDDLRPAQAREIEKATDLKVIDRTELILDIFARRARSRVARAQVELAQLEYELPRLRRLWDHLERLGGGIGTRGPGETQLESDRRLVRTRIQMLKKVLARVEKDRIEQRKQRRRETRVALVGYTNAGKSTLMNALTGAEVFTEDLLFATLDPTTRRLELPGGHAALLTDTVGLIKKLPHHLVVSFHATLEEVVEADMLLHVVDVSRPDAERYLEMANGVLEELGVDEQPTRLVFNKIDRVTDENALTRLERVYPGAIFTSATDGTGLDQVLSAVTAFVESREVVVEASVPVTDGRGIARIYEAGEVLSRSFNDETATLRVRLARPDVERLRGEGIEISEIE
- a CDS encoding GNAT family N-acetyltransferase; protein product: MAKRGRKKPRLKVRRARPEDRGAILELSKHIWGGDDYLPLVWDHWLEDEEGVLLTVLHKGRPVGMSKVTLLAPGEVWLEGLRLHPDLQGQGLSSQINRVSYREAQKLNPKTIRYSTGAGNEASRRLAEHRGFWQVGRALWLWGAAKRQRPAGRVAELSDVDRVYRFALESLSLASTSGLFATGWRFRSLTRSLVKELVEKGRVLIITRRGSLKAAAMWDEAHVDKDICLGFVDGSEAHIRALAGDILATAEAAGQPDASAMLPHGPAEIVRDAGFDLEPPGRCVVYEEGARGFPDEGEGFEEHMQRVVRRSGSDVADAIVEKLVESSPRAVLPENVRDFVHRTMVPDSTRRLYNAIGPVEDLLRSFELRNAFRAAIDALVEHMGLSEEHLTTGTASVSFAYGGEQVAAFRVYRETFHLRLGPGAGPWYDPSDPPALTSIEPVASTKDRRSGRFAEVKLAYTKGDDRDALVALVADMAAAFEAHVRSS
- a CDS encoding hydrogenase maturation protease — encoded protein: MDTRTLLDALRRPFVVLGVGNDLRGDDAAGSLVARALIERCPDRAFDGGQAPENYLGPLRRAGAETVLLVDAADFGGAPGEIRFLNPDDVESAGIATHGAPLGMLMRALSDELGVATMLLAVQAGQTRLGAPMSDEVRAACDEIIEGLSRALDARSDPTP
- a CDS encoding MFS transporter, encoding MGFEDIQDPGKLLEAAERRPAVLRNRNFLLLWIGQLVSQVGDRIHAIALMWWVLETTGSAALMGTVLIFATIPSVVFGPFAGGYVDRWNRKVVIVAMDFVRGAIILGIAVMAIRGTLEVWQILVATAGVSLASVLFGPAVNATIPNLVRPSEITRANSLSQMVTQGTGIAGPALGGVLVAVWGVGGVFLLNGFSYVASALSELFIQVPETVRKEQGRRRILSDVVDGYRFVRENATIFGFLRIAAILNFFTAPFAILLPLITKEVLGRGAESLGVMTAAFSVGFLLASAVLAVLKERRRKHPWIILGIALAGVAMVLMGVFIDFTSYLALIGTVGVTLGVANILIMSYIQGVVPDDKRGRVFGFMMTLSGGLQPLAFAVFGLVADHVPIPYILWTAGAALFIGGLSLYAVPGMREI
- a CDS encoding deoxyribonuclease IV, yielding MRSGSMRFGIHVPRQRTLQATARYAVECGCEAIQVFSGNPMGWRTGRLDSEDRDAFISTLDGAGVRPVVVHSPYLINAAGPSRKLRARSLRAIVDGLERTVALSAGFFVIHAGNHMGDGSARGTERAVRMIGRALEKGPASAVLAVENGAGKGTEIGTTVDELDALVSPFPADRIGFLLDTAHLWAMGHDLRKTDAWSRLLEAVDRGPGLERLLAIHGNDSHAELGSRVDRHALWTEGRMGRRGLRELVRRSELEETAVIFEIPLDTAEANRRRNRSMRRLERRVGSRFRSPDGRTRGPS
- a CDS encoding T9SS type A sorting domain-containing protein, whose translation is MSVTARMASVALVVLGVCFAGVAGAGVVTYRYDFAEPVIEYDGEYHNVTMRGAWSHGEPGQPVLPMKGARLLLPPGETVSEITISPGQRIVLGDGYTVRPGQRQYPLSHEGPVEMVPADYAGRGVLPDALHGEPVVGSYRGYSIANVPLHPVEFDPATGAVAYYTSFEVTVRTETTRAGIADVERMIRHDDRTLSALARMVDNAYEASQYAAIDPAPPASRSLDPALDYRYIIVTTDSWDGYLTDFVDYQTERGLKAGVFLRSWISSNYSGADDQEKIREFIVDAYNTWPVEYVLLVGDARDANGIPHRGLYASGYGDVDTDIPGDCYYSSLDGNWNADGDSYYGEAGSDDPDYYPDLGIGRFCVSNADDVTQSVTKAMRYTEQPVVAECDEAIMVGELLWSSPLTYGGTYKDQIKDGSSANGYTTVGFPGTMNVGTLYDRDYTWSDTELINTLESGMNIVNHLGHCNTTYSMKLVNSDIPSFDNDGTVHSYNFVYSQGCYCGSFDDRTTSPGSYTDDCFAELFATDDDGAVATIMNSRYGWGDPGGTDGSSQYFDREFFDAMFAEGIYSIADANDDSKVDVIWAINYGANRWCHYQLNVFGDPALHLWTAEPTTMTISGADSVFVGQPDVTFTVTDASRAPVAGARVVTYADDHTMYDSGITDALGMVTLSPDLSGTGMLNIKATAHDRLDETVTIPVMPASGPYVAYDSHTIDDDTLDESNGNDNGAANAGETLELFVTLTNYGVDPATGVVATLSTGSGRVTLLDDTETYGDIGAGSSVTGPDGFVVEIDPTTPDGETIMFDLVITDGNRATWGSSFAVPIAAPELAFVSSDADDPLYGGNGNGCMEAGETIDLSVVMTNDGSATATGLTGTLTSSDPYVQINEATANVPFITSGSSGTFSGFSITLLPDCPGDYEVSFDVDVTGNWGYATSAQFTLRTATASFADDFESGPGDWTHSNISGGFTDDWHMETYRSHSASTSWKFGGAGSGNYSDSADGGLVTKPMCIGADGEMTFWHWLDAEEESSTSAWDCCLVEISTDGGTTWSTLTPDGGYSHTKNSNPANPLPEGTPCWSGYFTWRQETFDLSSYEGETIQVRFRFASDGYVTEEGWYVDDVNIVTTSTTGIEGGEITPVAFELRQNAPNPFNPTTVIRYSLPEQAKVTVEVYNIAGRKVRTLVDEEQEAGLRSVTWDGTDDAGRSVASGVYLYRIDAGEHSAKRRMVLLK